The proteins below come from a single Mytilus edulis chromosome 5, xbMytEdul2.2, whole genome shotgun sequence genomic window:
- the LOC139522770 gene encoding WD repeat-containing protein 97-like isoform X2 yields the protein MTSSLTRFINNFSEEVESEGNLSKNILLLRERARTEEKQKAVNYWKLLRNTIRKATQAAVESDIKQVNISHGMHHHRKINHQTKLKCVIFIKERKEYLTTDGKVVEMFLEDGRRKPEKSMFAPEEPMDNIMYCRETKQFVGWKKGEDELFLMNDEFEIISQARVPSKIDLATYNNSTGEIMTFSPGFCVSWAFRYGARHLIPRKMTKTRFKEDKETRKYIPFKHMILEETASRAQKCYVSYVNSVVIFNVFEGKEVDHRLHLHEREISALTYFNPLKYLITAAIDGSIKVWDSKEWFLQMVFVGHTQSVTSLAVYPEGPAIMSSSKDKTVRVWNLDSCDEMDRAKVDETPEGMATELNYDKFLTWSGTHVDMWKIQHLFNIHTAIGQRVVGIKHTSHPFHPVRSVIVSHDCSIRIVSPPTGDVITTLLLDSKVGVVDAAYSIEYDDLFVVTNNGDIIKSKTDTNPCRIINTWKCQNPKEACNYLLVYEYVPDFDTDVWAAFKRGLATKSIKKDASDDEDEEEEEEKEKKKSKKSHNKTLLLGGRKDGSICVFDWITGKVTFKVDAHGSKGVLSMIANSKQDLVISAGMDNFIKVWRLYPFAEEALAPLMEPLFCAQTPIHMTMLKTNLCVALQQQTTATYCIVIYNLKDRTHQQGKADLKATAEVINKTLLSEKEDNRFDHSPDEDHNDSITGLTSCPRLKLYASGGMDGTIRIWNDENQLIRLLKLKTMPYSLGFCSEKGDLLVGIGNHLYLIPHQHYLPKGYRLKMVSMKFAQPKKEQPLPFDALKLKTLSKRDFTRIKKSHSSFKYDHFEDKLTPEEEEEVTREKKIKQAAFAVLSKRDSELQKIREGEFAAKKPKLMTQEEQDRAFKNYMKMFYDKPRLTIPPDDPFPSDTASDYLRRGEIDEEDEPWKPEREPSGFFPPLSRSSTFRKSQGTPPEPLQAAYESATSSAAKSGLVPNSVLTKILWPPPPPPPPKDTWKLPTFEDGKMVVPEPEEEEVEEPPAEEEETEDQHLEFVIDDWGEKESIKSESSVTSPKSPNKREVTFSKKDTVHEFDKDKELATPTTGSRQSSGLMSKFKDIMAKPPSQQDDDDASTITLTPRSPTEMAEAIRSKESSFNKPPSPPKDPKPVVKPPSRREVKPLKPLTLPPPQPKVERAKSPAPLVKPSAPRQRTPTPPRPETPLPNYVTQFQGADWFDKYFPNCNENTFPKPWNADTFMTMLSRLLRVAEYVFKTKITDSLSMLYTQENISDPTAHSVSKTLISVLNSPKDPPTCLVEDQKSFIVAALQALSKLGIRDMDFITEMMVQFLDGDKEVRATTMDMLNSCGLQDQQKYFIKELDSWDIWNVEEADRKADLRKMVHSWLDRWMTSYKLHLEDTIERMKKGQNIHGKLNRGSKGILRKGSTDTVTTIPDRASITVTFDQPPDQSIVDSATYIDCINYFVEMMMDKALDGVRKGGKRPPGAQENVVQAKNTVLVLPKLPHKPALVRLGETHTSQCRPHRETNLHIDYRYPSTTNRGYQPPPGSLSGFAPSINLPMKPVYINPFPCEVDMYDTRFQEPILITLKSAQKYFVPAQSIVADMFETAIPPAR from the exons ATGACATCCTCTTTAACTCGTTTCATTAACAACTTCTCTGAAGAGGTTGAGAGTGAAGGAAACCTCAGCAAGAACATCCTCCTCCTCAGAGAACGAGCCAGAACAGAGGAGAAACAAAAGGCTGTTAATTACTGGAAACTTTTACGTAACACCATTCGTAAGGCAACACAAGCTGCTGTGGAATCAGATATCAAACAAGTCAATATTTCACATGGAATGCACCAccatagaaaaattaatcaccagACAAAATTGAAATGTGTCATCTtcataaaagaaagaaaa GAGTACTTGACTACTGATGGTAAAGTGGTAGAGATGTTTTTAGAGGATGGACGTCGTAAACCAGAAAAGAGTATGTTTGCTCCAGAGGAACCAATGGATAACATAATGTACTGTAGAGAGACGAAACAGTTTGTTGGATGGAAGAAAGGAGAAGATGAACTATTT ttgatGAATGATGAGTTTGAGATTATTTCACAAGCCAGAGTTCCCTCTAAGATAGATTTAGCCACCTACAACAACAGCACAGGGGAGATAATGACATTTAGTCCAGGATTTTGTGTG AGTTGGGCATTCAGGTATGGAGCCAGACATCTTATACCGAGGAAAATGACTAAGACAAGATTTAAAGAAGACAAAGAAACTAGAAAATATATTCCCTTCAAACATATGATACTTGAAGAAACAGCCAGTAGAGCACAGAAGTGTTATGTCTCGTATGTTAATAGTGTTGTG atATTTAATGTGTTTGAAGGTAAAGAAGTTGATCATAGACTCCACCTTCATGAAAGAGAAATATCAGCTTTAACATACTTCAATCCTCTAAAATATCTCATAACAGCTGCTATTGATGGGTCAA TAAAAGTATGGGACAGTAAAGAATGGTTTCTACAGATGGTATTTGTAGGTCATACTCAGTCAGTCACATCATTAGCAGTTTACCCAGAAGGCCCTGCAATCATGTCTTCCAGTAAAGATAAGACTGTACGTGTCTGGAACTTAGATTCCTGTGATGAAATGGACAG AGCCAAGGTGGATGAGACACCGGAGGGTATGGCTACAGAACTGAACTATGATAAGTTTCTAACCTGGTCTGGGACACATGTAGATATGTGGAAAATACAACATCTATTTAACATACACACTGCTATAGG acaaaGGGTGGTGGGGATCAAACACACATCCCATCCCTTTCATCCCGTCAGATCTGTAATAGTCAGCCATGACTGCAGTATTAGGATTGTGTCGCCACCTACTGGAGATGTCATTACTACTTTGTTACTGGACTCTAAAGTTGGAGTAGTGGATGCTGCCTATTCTATAGAATATG atGATTTGTTTGTTGTAACAAACAATGGAGACATTATAAAGAGTAAAACAGATACAAATCCTTGTAGAATTATAAACACATGGAAATGTCAGAATCCAAAAG AGGCCTGTAACTATTTACTAGTGTATGAATATGTACCTGACTTTGATACTGATGTATGGGCTGCATTTAAACGCGGTCTGGCAACAAAAAGCATCAAGAAAGATGCTAGTGATGATGAGGatgaggaagaagaagaagaaaaagaaaagaaaaagtccAAGAAAAGTCATAATAAAACTCTCCTGCTTGGAGGAAGGAAAGATGGATCTATTTGTGTATTTGATTGGATTACAGGAAAAGTGACTTTTAAAGTTGAT GCTCATGGATCTAAAGGTGTATTGAGTATGATTGCCAACTCTAAACAGGATCTGGTTATTTCTGCTGGCATGG ATAACTTCATTAAAGTTTGGAGGTTATATCCATTTGCTGAAGAGGCATTAGCTCCCTTAATGGAGCCTCTGTTTTGTGCTCAGACCCCTATACACATGACCATGCTGAAGACCAATCTGTGTGTAGCATTACAACAGCAGACCACAGCTACGTACTGTATAGTTATATACAACCTGAAAGACAGAA CTCACCAGCAAGGGAAAGCTGATTTAAAAGCAACCGCTGAGGTTATAAATA AAACTCTCCTATCTGAGAAAGAAGACA ATCGATTTGACCATTCTCCAGATGAGGACCACAATGATTCTATAACAGGCCTAACAAGTTGTCCCAGGCTTAAGTTATATGCCTCTGGTGGAATGGATGGAACCATACGGATCTGGAATGATGAAAATCAACTAATAAG GTTACTGAAATTGAAGACCATGCCATACAGTCTAGGGTTCTGTAGTGAGAAGGGAGATTTATTGGTCGGCATTGGAAACCACTTGTACCTTATCCCTCATCAACATT ACCTACCAAAGGGATACAGATTAAAGATGGTTTCTATGAAGTTTGCCCAACCAAAGAAAGAACAACCTTTACCATTTGATGCATTGAAACTAAAAACATTGTCGAAGAGAGACTTTACTAGAATCAAAAAATCACATTCATCATTCAA ATATGATCATTTTGAGGACAAACTCACTCCCGAGGAGGAGGAAGAGGTAACtagagaaaagaaaataaaacaagcaGCTTTTGCTGTGTTATCAAAGAGAGATTCTGAACTACAGAAAATTAGGGAAGGTGAATTTGCTGCTAAGAAACCCAAGCTGATGACGCAGGAAGAACAAGATAGAGCATTTAAGAACTACATGAAGATGTTTTATGATAAACCTAGGTTAACA ATTCCTCCAGACGACCCGTTTCCATCTGATACTGCTAGTGATTATCTGAGGAGAGGTGAAATTGATGAAG AAGATGAACCGTGGAAGCCAGAGAGAGAACCATCAGGTTTCTTTCCACCATTATCAAGATCCAGCACATTCAGAAAATCCCAGGGCACACCACCAGAGCCACTGCAGGCTGCCTATGAGAGTGCTACAAGTAGTGCCGCCAAGAGTGGGCTGGTACCTAACTCTGTATTAACCAAGATACTCTGGCCCCCACCACCTCCCCCACCTCCCAAGGATACATGGAAGCTTCCTACGTTTGAGGACGGCAAGATGGTGGTTCCTGAACCTGAGGAAGAG GAAGTAGAAGAACCACCTGCTGAAGAGGAGGAAACAGAAGACCAGCATTTAGAATTCGTAATAGACGACTGGGGAGAGAAAGAAAGTATTAAATCAGAAAGTTCTGTCACTTCACCGAAATCTCCTAACAAACGTGAAGTGACATTTAGTAAGAAGGACACAGTCCATGAGTTTGATAAAGACAAGGAATTAGCCACACCTACTACTGGCAGCCGTCAATCATCTGGATTGATGTCAAAGTTCAAGGACATTATGGCTAAACCACCATCTCAACAG GACGATGATGATGCCTCTACAATCACGCTTACACCAAGATCTCCGACAGAAATGGCGGAGGCTATCAGATCTAAAGAATCATCCTTTAATAAACCGCCATCACCACCAAAAGATCCTAAACCAGTTGTTAAACCACCGTCAAGAAGGGAAGTTAAACCACTCAAACCATTGACGCTACCACCACCACAACCAAAGGTTGAAAGGGCAAAATCTCCAGCACCATTGGTCAAACCATCCGCTCCCCGACAACGCACACCTACACCACCTAGACCAGAAACACCGCTGCCGAATTATGTCACTCAATTCCAGGGTGCTGATTGGTTTGATAAATACTTCCCTAATTGTAATGAAAAT ACTTTCCCTAAACCTTGGAATGCAGACACCTTCATGACAATGTTAAGTAGACTATTACGTGTGGCAGAGTATGTATTCAAAACCAAGATCACGGATTCTCTGTCCATGTTATATACACAGGAGAACATTTCTGATCCGACGGCACATTCTGTTAGTAAGACACTTATCTCCGTGTTAAATAGTCCTAAGGATCCACCAACGTGTCTTGTAGAGGATCAGAAGTCGTTTATAGTGGCAGCTTTACAAGCTCTCAGTAAACTTGGTATCAGGGATATGGATTTTATCACAGAAATGATGGTGCAATTCCTGGATGGAGATAAAGAAGTCAG GGCTACAACAATGGACATGTTAAATTCTTGTGGCTTACAGGATCAACAGAAATATTTTATCAAGGAATTAGATTCCTGGGATATATGGAATGTGGAAGAGGCTGACCGGAAAGCAGACTTACGGAAAATGGTGCATTCTTGGCTAGACAG GTGGATGACGTCATATAAACTTCACTTAGAGGATACAATAGAAAGAATGAAGAAAGGACAAAATATTCATGGAAAGTTAAATCGTGGTAGCAAAGGTATTCTCAGAAAG GGTAGCACAGATACAGTCACCACTATACCAGACAGGGCAAGCATAACTG TTACATTTGATCAGCCCCCTGATCAGTCCATAGTAGATAGTGCTACCTATATAGATTGTATTAACTACTTTGTTGAGATGATGATGGACAAGGCTTTAGATGGAGTCAGAAAAGGAGGAAAGAGGCCCCCTGGTGCTCAAGAAAATGTTGTACAGGCTAAGAATACAGTACTGGTGCTACCTAAATTACCACA CAAACCAGCTTTAGTAAGACTTGGTGAAACACATACAAGTCAGTGCAGACCACACAGGGAAACCAATTTACATATAG
- the LOC139522770 gene encoding WD repeat-containing protein 97-like isoform X6: MTSSLTRFINNFSEEVESEGNLSKNILLLRERARTEEKQKAVNYWKLLRNTIRKATQAAVESDIKQVNISHGMHHHRKINHQTKLKCVIFIKERKEYLTTDGKVVEMFLEDGRRKPEKSMFAPEEPMDNIMYCRETKQFVGWKKGEDELFLMNDEFEIISQARVPSKIDLATYNNSTGEIMTFSPGFCVSWAFRYGARHLIPRKMTKTRFKEDKETRKYIPFKHMILEETASRAQKCYVSYVNSVVIFNVFEGKEVDHRLHLHEREISALTYFNPLKYLITAAIDGSIKVWDSKEWFLQMVFVGHTQSVTSLAVYPEGPAIMSSSKDKTVRVWNLDSCDEMDRAKVDETPEGMATELNYDKFLTWSGTHVDMWKIQHLFNIHTAIGQRVVGIKHTSHPFHPVRSVIVSHDCSIRIVSPPTGDVITTLLLDSKVGVVDAAYSIEYDDLFVVTNNGDIIKSKTDTNPCRIINTWKCQNPKEACNYLLVYEYVPDFDTDVWAAFKRGLATKSIKKDASDDEDEEEEEEKEKKKSKKSHNKTLLLGGRKDGSICVFDWITGKVTFKVDAHGSKGVLSMIANSKQDLVISAGMDNFIKVWRLYPFAEEALAPLMEPLFCAQTPIHMTMLKTNLCVALQQQTTATYCIVIYNLKDRIFNMPKDQTDRFDHSPDEDHNDSITGLTSCPRLKLYASGGMDGTIRIWNDENQLIRLLKLKTMPYSLGFCSEKGDLLVGIGNHLYLIPHQHYLPKGYRLKMVSMKFAQPKKEQPLPFDALKLKTLSKRDFTRIKKSHSSFKYDHFEDKLTPEEEEEVTREKKIKQAAFAVLSKRDSELQKIREGEFAAKKPKLMTQEEQDRAFKNYMKMFYDKPRLTIPPDDPFPSDTASDYLRRGEIDEEDEPWKPEREPSGFFPPLSRSSTFRKSQGTPPEPLQAAYESATSSAAKSGLVPNSVLTKILWPPPPPPPPKDTWKLPTFEDGKMVVPEPEEEEVEEPPAEEEETEDQHLEFVIDDWGEKESIKSESSVTSPKSPNKREVTFSKKDTVHEFDKDKELATPTTGSRQSSGLMSKFKDIMAKPPSQQDDDDASTITLTPRSPTEMAEAIRSKESSFNKPPSPPKDPKPVVKPPSRREVKPLKPLTLPPPQPKVERAKSPAPLVKPSAPRQRTPTPPRPETPLPNYVTQFQGADWFDKYFPNCNENTFPKPWNADTFMTMLSRLLRVAEYVFKTKITDSLSMLYTQENISDPTAHSVSKTLISVLNSPKDPPTCLVEDQKSFIVAALQALSKLGIRDMDFITEMMVQFLDGDKEVRATTMDMLNSCGLQDQQKYFIKELDSWDIWNVEEADRKADLRKMVHSWLDRWMTSYKLHLEDTIERMKKGQNIHGKLNRGSKGILRKGSTDTVTTIPDRASITVTFDQPPDQSIVDSATYIDCINYFVEMMMDKALDGVRKGGKRPPGAQENVVQAKNTVLVLPKLPHKPALVRLGETHTSQCRPHRETNLHIDYRYPSTTNRGYQPPPGSLSGFAPSINLPMKPVYINPFPCEVDMYDTRFQEPILITLKSAQKYFVPAQSIVADMFETAIPPAR; this comes from the exons ATGACATCCTCTTTAACTCGTTTCATTAACAACTTCTCTGAAGAGGTTGAGAGTGAAGGAAACCTCAGCAAGAACATCCTCCTCCTCAGAGAACGAGCCAGAACAGAGGAGAAACAAAAGGCTGTTAATTACTGGAAACTTTTACGTAACACCATTCGTAAGGCAACACAAGCTGCTGTGGAATCAGATATCAAACAAGTCAATATTTCACATGGAATGCACCAccatagaaaaattaatcaccagACAAAATTGAAATGTGTCATCTtcataaaagaaagaaaa GAGTACTTGACTACTGATGGTAAAGTGGTAGAGATGTTTTTAGAGGATGGACGTCGTAAACCAGAAAAGAGTATGTTTGCTCCAGAGGAACCAATGGATAACATAATGTACTGTAGAGAGACGAAACAGTTTGTTGGATGGAAGAAAGGAGAAGATGAACTATTT ttgatGAATGATGAGTTTGAGATTATTTCACAAGCCAGAGTTCCCTCTAAGATAGATTTAGCCACCTACAACAACAGCACAGGGGAGATAATGACATTTAGTCCAGGATTTTGTGTG AGTTGGGCATTCAGGTATGGAGCCAGACATCTTATACCGAGGAAAATGACTAAGACAAGATTTAAAGAAGACAAAGAAACTAGAAAATATATTCCCTTCAAACATATGATACTTGAAGAAACAGCCAGTAGAGCACAGAAGTGTTATGTCTCGTATGTTAATAGTGTTGTG atATTTAATGTGTTTGAAGGTAAAGAAGTTGATCATAGACTCCACCTTCATGAAAGAGAAATATCAGCTTTAACATACTTCAATCCTCTAAAATATCTCATAACAGCTGCTATTGATGGGTCAA TAAAAGTATGGGACAGTAAAGAATGGTTTCTACAGATGGTATTTGTAGGTCATACTCAGTCAGTCACATCATTAGCAGTTTACCCAGAAGGCCCTGCAATCATGTCTTCCAGTAAAGATAAGACTGTACGTGTCTGGAACTTAGATTCCTGTGATGAAATGGACAG AGCCAAGGTGGATGAGACACCGGAGGGTATGGCTACAGAACTGAACTATGATAAGTTTCTAACCTGGTCTGGGACACATGTAGATATGTGGAAAATACAACATCTATTTAACATACACACTGCTATAGG acaaaGGGTGGTGGGGATCAAACACACATCCCATCCCTTTCATCCCGTCAGATCTGTAATAGTCAGCCATGACTGCAGTATTAGGATTGTGTCGCCACCTACTGGAGATGTCATTACTACTTTGTTACTGGACTCTAAAGTTGGAGTAGTGGATGCTGCCTATTCTATAGAATATG atGATTTGTTTGTTGTAACAAACAATGGAGACATTATAAAGAGTAAAACAGATACAAATCCTTGTAGAATTATAAACACATGGAAATGTCAGAATCCAAAAG AGGCCTGTAACTATTTACTAGTGTATGAATATGTACCTGACTTTGATACTGATGTATGGGCTGCATTTAAACGCGGTCTGGCAACAAAAAGCATCAAGAAAGATGCTAGTGATGATGAGGatgaggaagaagaagaagaaaaagaaaagaaaaagtccAAGAAAAGTCATAATAAAACTCTCCTGCTTGGAGGAAGGAAAGATGGATCTATTTGTGTATTTGATTGGATTACAGGAAAAGTGACTTTTAAAGTTGAT GCTCATGGATCTAAAGGTGTATTGAGTATGATTGCCAACTCTAAACAGGATCTGGTTATTTCTGCTGGCATGG ATAACTTCATTAAAGTTTGGAGGTTATATCCATTTGCTGAAGAGGCATTAGCTCCCTTAATGGAGCCTCTGTTTTGTGCTCAGACCCCTATACACATGACCATGCTGAAGACCAATCTGTGTGTAGCATTACAACAGCAGACCACAGCTACGTACTGTATAGTTATATACAACCTGAAAGACAGAA TTTTTAACATGCCCAAAGATCAAACAg ATCGATTTGACCATTCTCCAGATGAGGACCACAATGATTCTATAACAGGCCTAACAAGTTGTCCCAGGCTTAAGTTATATGCCTCTGGTGGAATGGATGGAACCATACGGATCTGGAATGATGAAAATCAACTAATAAG GTTACTGAAATTGAAGACCATGCCATACAGTCTAGGGTTCTGTAGTGAGAAGGGAGATTTATTGGTCGGCATTGGAAACCACTTGTACCTTATCCCTCATCAACATT ACCTACCAAAGGGATACAGATTAAAGATGGTTTCTATGAAGTTTGCCCAACCAAAGAAAGAACAACCTTTACCATTTGATGCATTGAAACTAAAAACATTGTCGAAGAGAGACTTTACTAGAATCAAAAAATCACATTCATCATTCAA ATATGATCATTTTGAGGACAAACTCACTCCCGAGGAGGAGGAAGAGGTAACtagagaaaagaaaataaaacaagcaGCTTTTGCTGTGTTATCAAAGAGAGATTCTGAACTACAGAAAATTAGGGAAGGTGAATTTGCTGCTAAGAAACCCAAGCTGATGACGCAGGAAGAACAAGATAGAGCATTTAAGAACTACATGAAGATGTTTTATGATAAACCTAGGTTAACA ATTCCTCCAGACGACCCGTTTCCATCTGATACTGCTAGTGATTATCTGAGGAGAGGTGAAATTGATGAAG AAGATGAACCGTGGAAGCCAGAGAGAGAACCATCAGGTTTCTTTCCACCATTATCAAGATCCAGCACATTCAGAAAATCCCAGGGCACACCACCAGAGCCACTGCAGGCTGCCTATGAGAGTGCTACAAGTAGTGCCGCCAAGAGTGGGCTGGTACCTAACTCTGTATTAACCAAGATACTCTGGCCCCCACCACCTCCCCCACCTCCCAAGGATACATGGAAGCTTCCTACGTTTGAGGACGGCAAGATGGTGGTTCCTGAACCTGAGGAAGAG GAAGTAGAAGAACCACCTGCTGAAGAGGAGGAAACAGAAGACCAGCATTTAGAATTCGTAATAGACGACTGGGGAGAGAAAGAAAGTATTAAATCAGAAAGTTCTGTCACTTCACCGAAATCTCCTAACAAACGTGAAGTGACATTTAGTAAGAAGGACACAGTCCATGAGTTTGATAAAGACAAGGAATTAGCCACACCTACTACTGGCAGCCGTCAATCATCTGGATTGATGTCAAAGTTCAAGGACATTATGGCTAAACCACCATCTCAACAG GACGATGATGATGCCTCTACAATCACGCTTACACCAAGATCTCCGACAGAAATGGCGGAGGCTATCAGATCTAAAGAATCATCCTTTAATAAACCGCCATCACCACCAAAAGATCCTAAACCAGTTGTTAAACCACCGTCAAGAAGGGAAGTTAAACCACTCAAACCATTGACGCTACCACCACCACAACCAAAGGTTGAAAGGGCAAAATCTCCAGCACCATTGGTCAAACCATCCGCTCCCCGACAACGCACACCTACACCACCTAGACCAGAAACACCGCTGCCGAATTATGTCACTCAATTCCAGGGTGCTGATTGGTTTGATAAATACTTCCCTAATTGTAATGAAAAT ACTTTCCCTAAACCTTGGAATGCAGACACCTTCATGACAATGTTAAGTAGACTATTACGTGTGGCAGAGTATGTATTCAAAACCAAGATCACGGATTCTCTGTCCATGTTATATACACAGGAGAACATTTCTGATCCGACGGCACATTCTGTTAGTAAGACACTTATCTCCGTGTTAAATAGTCCTAAGGATCCACCAACGTGTCTTGTAGAGGATCAGAAGTCGTTTATAGTGGCAGCTTTACAAGCTCTCAGTAAACTTGGTATCAGGGATATGGATTTTATCACAGAAATGATGGTGCAATTCCTGGATGGAGATAAAGAAGTCAG GGCTACAACAATGGACATGTTAAATTCTTGTGGCTTACAGGATCAACAGAAATATTTTATCAAGGAATTAGATTCCTGGGATATATGGAATGTGGAAGAGGCTGACCGGAAAGCAGACTTACGGAAAATGGTGCATTCTTGGCTAGACAG GTGGATGACGTCATATAAACTTCACTTAGAGGATACAATAGAAAGAATGAAGAAAGGACAAAATATTCATGGAAAGTTAAATCGTGGTAGCAAAGGTATTCTCAGAAAG GGTAGCACAGATACAGTCACCACTATACCAGACAGGGCAAGCATAACTG TTACATTTGATCAGCCCCCTGATCAGTCCATAGTAGATAGTGCTACCTATATAGATTGTATTAACTACTTTGTTGAGATGATGATGGACAAGGCTTTAGATGGAGTCAGAAAAGGAGGAAAGAGGCCCCCTGGTGCTCAAGAAAATGTTGTACAGGCTAAGAATACAGTACTGGTGCTACCTAAATTACCACA CAAACCAGCTTTAGTAAGACTTGGTGAAACACATACAAGTCAGTGCAGACCACACAGGGAAACCAATTTACATATAG